A genome region from Crossiella equi includes the following:
- a CDS encoding AI-2E family transporter codes for MSSSKVPPTPIRREVVEQVPYGLRVGAALSWRFLTVCGALAVLVFLIGYFASLAIPVGVALLMAALMAPAVRQLVSWRVPQWAATTIVVIGGLLLVVGVLVSVVAAFVNGVPELQAKVVVGLDQIRDWLVHGPLGLTQQDLDQYLSRFVEMLKSNVSSIATNAVNTTVLTVVGVGELLTGFLLLLFTLIFFLHDGSNIWNFMTRAVPGRARDRVDTAGRRGFASLVSYVRATVVVAVVDAVGIGIGLAIVGVPLAVPLAALVFLAAFVPIIGSLIAGSIAVLVALVANGPIQALIVLIIVIAVMQLESHVLQPLLLGKAVSLHPLAVILVIMGGLALAGIPGALLGVPVLAVLNAAIRSLVNEENPDPTTVDPTNTADAVPGGKGDEPA; via the coding sequence GTGAGCAGCAGCAAGGTCCCCCCAACGCCGATCCGGCGCGAAGTTGTCGAGCAGGTCCCCTACGGCCTGCGGGTGGGTGCGGCGCTGTCCTGGCGCTTCCTCACGGTCTGCGGCGCCCTCGCGGTGCTGGTCTTCCTCATCGGCTACTTCGCCAGCCTGGCGATCCCGGTGGGTGTCGCGCTGCTGATGGCGGCGCTGATGGCACCCGCGGTGCGGCAGCTGGTGTCCTGGCGGGTGCCCCAGTGGGCGGCCACGACCATCGTGGTCATCGGCGGGCTGCTGCTGGTGGTCGGCGTGCTGGTGTCGGTGGTCGCCGCGTTTGTCAACGGCGTGCCCGAGCTCCAGGCCAAGGTAGTGGTCGGCCTCGACCAGATCCGGGACTGGCTGGTGCACGGCCCGCTCGGGCTCACCCAGCAGGACCTCGACCAGTACCTCAGCCGGTTCGTGGAGATGTTGAAGAGCAACGTCTCCTCGATCGCCACGAACGCGGTGAACACCACTGTGCTCACCGTGGTCGGCGTCGGCGAGCTGCTCACCGGCTTCCTGCTGCTGCTGTTCACGCTCATCTTCTTCCTGCACGACGGCAGCAACATCTGGAACTTCATGACCCGGGCCGTGCCCGGCCGCGCGCGCGACCGCGTGGACACCGCCGGGCGCCGGGGCTTCGCCTCGTTGGTCAGCTACGTGCGGGCCACCGTGGTGGTGGCGGTCGTGGACGCGGTGGGCATCGGCATCGGCCTGGCCATCGTGGGCGTGCCGCTCGCGGTGCCGCTGGCCGCGCTGGTCTTCCTCGCCGCGTTCGTGCCGATCATCGGTTCACTGATCGCGGGCTCGATCGCGGTGCTGGTCGCCCTGGTGGCCAACGGGCCGATCCAGGCGCTGATCGTGCTGATCATCGTGATCGCGGTGATGCAGCTGGAGAGCCACGTGCTCCAGCCGCTGCTGCTGGGCAAGGCGGTCTCGCTGCACCCGCTCGCGGTGATCCTGGTGATCATGGGTGGTCTGGCGCTGGCGGGCATCCCGGGCGCACTGCTCGGAGTGCCGGTGCTGGCCGTGCTCAACGCGGCGATCCGGTCGCTGGTCAACGAGGAGAACCCGGACCCGACGACGGTGGACCCGACGAACACGGCGGACGCGGTGCCGGGCGGCAAGGGCGACGAACCTGCCTAG
- a CDS encoding DUF1707 SHOCT-like domain-containing protein: MDRNLLVSDAERRHVVELLERATGQGRITLSEFTLRSDRALAARTRAELNTVVMDIPGMVLNEAVARGELVLGHNAMSSLERRGRWTVPGRLVLKGTAGSTLLDFTEAVIAEPVVTIELHNALGTTTLVIPDGATVNADLLAVTGGSVTDKADAGGPPGDPHFILTGVVRFGTVEIRRPVRKSRFFRW, from the coding sequence GTGGACCGCAACCTGCTGGTGTCCGACGCGGAACGCAGGCATGTGGTCGAACTGCTGGAACGGGCCACCGGGCAGGGCCGGATCACGCTGAGCGAGTTCACCCTCCGCTCCGACCGCGCCCTGGCCGCGCGCACCCGGGCCGAGCTGAACACCGTGGTCATGGACATCCCGGGCATGGTGCTCAACGAGGCGGTGGCCCGGGGCGAGCTGGTGCTCGGCCACAACGCCATGTCCTCGCTGGAGCGGCGCGGCCGGTGGACGGTGCCCGGGCGGCTGGTGCTCAAGGGCACCGCGGGCTCGACGCTGCTGGACTTCACCGAGGCGGTCATCGCCGAGCCGGTGGTCACCATCGAGCTGCACAACGCGCTCGGCACCACCACGCTGGTCATCCCGGACGGGGCCACGGTCAACGCGGACCTGCTGGCCGTGACCGGCGGCAGCGTGACGGACAAGGCCGACGCGGGCGGGCCGCCCGGCGACCCGCACTTCATCCTCACCGGGGTGGTGCGCTTCGGGACGGTGGAGATCCGCCGTCCCGTGCGCAAGTCCCGGTTCTTCCGCTGGTAG
- a CDS encoding GGDEF domain-containing protein, translated as MRDWPLWTLRRPALGYWLVVDCCAVAATVALVLLGNVPGDSDLPRFVLLVLTSGLVVVGTSVLGNLRLEPQRSPWAVHVSYLLAGVLALPGNLLVVLLFGPALYGALTRRRRPHHWIFTTSSTALATFAARTVIGWHEPRTDLAGMIAAGATLLVVRALLVAVGLRLRDPAAAAEHVVGQVLDVTVGVVAVCLGGLMAVALQDDPLRVLLAGPPLLLLESAAQLPQWQRSAQRDHKTGLANSVHWDRMARDALSRARNRKANAALLLLDLDHFKRVNDQVGHLAGDAALAAVGRLLRGSVRHGELVGRFGGEEFVVLLPNTTPGEAERTAQRVREQVAQLRVPTTATDGRAHELSGLTVSIGVATSPRFGYHLPELMVAADSALLAAKSSGRNLVTVA; from the coding sequence GTGCGTGACTGGCCACTGTGGACACTGCGCAGACCGGCGCTCGGCTACTGGCTCGTCGTCGACTGCTGCGCGGTGGCCGCCACGGTAGCGCTCGTCCTGCTCGGCAACGTGCCCGGCGACAGCGACCTGCCGAGGTTCGTGCTGCTCGTGCTCACCTCCGGGCTCGTGGTCGTGGGCACCAGCGTGCTGGGCAACCTGCGCCTGGAACCGCAGCGCAGCCCGTGGGCGGTGCACGTCAGCTACCTGCTCGCCGGGGTGCTCGCCCTGCCGGGCAACCTCCTGGTCGTCCTGCTGTTCGGCCCCGCGCTGTACGGCGCGCTCACCCGCAGGCGCCGCCCGCACCACTGGATCTTCACCACCTCCTCGACCGCTCTGGCCACCTTCGCCGCCCGCACGGTGATCGGCTGGCACGAGCCGAGGACCGACCTGGCCGGGATGATCGCCGCCGGCGCCACCCTGCTGGTGGTGCGCGCGCTGCTGGTGGCGGTCGGGCTGCGGCTGCGCGACCCGGCGGCGGCCGCCGAGCACGTGGTGGGCCAGGTCCTGGACGTCACGGTCGGCGTGGTCGCGGTGTGCCTGGGCGGGCTGATGGCCGTCGCGCTGCAGGACGACCCGCTGCGCGTGCTGCTGGCGGGCCCGCCGTTGCTGCTGCTGGAGAGCGCCGCGCAGCTGCCGCAGTGGCAGCGCTCGGCCCAGCGCGACCACAAGACCGGCCTGGCCAACTCGGTGCACTGGGACCGCATGGCGCGCGACGCCCTGTCCCGGGCCCGCAACCGCAAGGCGAATGCCGCCCTGCTGCTGCTCGACCTCGACCACTTCAAGCGCGTCAACGACCAGGTCGGGCACCTCGCGGGCGATGCCGCGCTGGCCGCGGTCGGCCGCCTGCTGCGGGGCAGCGTGCGGCACGGCGAGCTGGTCGGCCGGTTCGGCGGCGAGGAGTTCGTGGTGCTGTTGCCCAACACCACCCCGGGCGAGGCCGAGCGCACCGCGCAGCGCGTGCGCGAGCAGGTCGCCCAGCTGCGGGTGCCGACCACCGCCACCGACGGCCGGGCGCACGAGCTGTCCGGCCTGACCGTGAGCATCGGCGTGGCCACCTCGCCCCGCTTCGGCTACCACCTGCCCGAGCTGATGGTGGCAGCCGACTCCGCGCTGCTGGCCGCCAAGAGCTCGGGCCGCAACCTCGTGACCGTGGCCTAA
- a CDS encoding response regulator: MSERKVTVMVVDDHPIWRDGVARDLAERGFEVLATASDGDSAVRIARTVRPDVVLMDLNMGETSGVQAAGLITAELRETRVLILSASGEHDDVLEAVKAGASGYLVKSASVEELTDAVQRTAAGDAVFTPGLAGLVLGEYRRMATTPDTEPSAPQLTERETEVLRLVAKGLTARQIATRLVISHRTVENHVQSTLRKLQLHNRVELARYAIEHGLDVEE, encoded by the coding sequence ATGAGCGAGCGCAAGGTGACGGTGATGGTGGTCGACGACCACCCCATCTGGCGCGACGGTGTGGCACGTGACCTGGCCGAACGCGGGTTCGAGGTGCTGGCCACGGCCAGTGACGGCGACTCGGCGGTGCGCATCGCCCGCACCGTGCGCCCGGACGTGGTGCTGATGGACCTGAACATGGGCGAGACCTCCGGCGTGCAGGCGGCCGGGCTGATCACCGCGGAGCTGCGCGAGACCCGGGTGCTGATCCTGTCCGCCAGCGGTGAGCACGACGACGTGCTGGAGGCGGTGAAGGCCGGGGCCAGCGGCTACCTGGTGAAGTCGGCCTCGGTGGAGGAGCTGACCGACGCGGTGCAGCGCACGGCCGCGGGCGACGCGGTGTTCACCCCGGGCCTGGCCGGGCTGGTGCTCGGCGAGTACCGCCGCATGGCCACCACCCCGGACACCGAGCCGAGCGCCCCGCAGCTCACCGAGCGCGAGACCGAGGTGCTGCGCCTGGTGGCCAAGGGGCTGACCGCGCGCCAGATCGCCACCCGGCTGGTGATCAGCCACCGGACCGTGGAGAACCACGTCCAGTCGACGCTGCGCAAGCTCCAGCTGCACAATCGTGTCGAGCTCGCCCGCTACGCGATCGAGCACGGCCTGGACGTCGAGGAGTAG
- a CDS encoding beta strand repeat-containing protein translates to MHIWAKRGLKTALVTGGLLALGTGVASAGENPDAAPSDLGASVSIPVHFDNNAVGTPLGELDLPPAHSEALTVDTRKILPRLPFGGAADEARKTVKLPQLGGKTKSTSTSDDAPKLGEANLLRDNQIHADAVVPVVIEGNAVAAGGDADVENVSEYSYSNPEVVVTNGDKGSLKGNVVDFDGVAPILVSGNAVAAAGHAEAMSTSMLEAQSGGDVETSGQDSSLSGNGVVVPMGVPVQLTGNAISGAAGVADTYNESAIAADAGGNVDSDGEGSTLGGNIGHGQLALPAELNGNALGVFPVNNSNATSATTADAVAGGDSVTSGYDSGIGGNLITPNVAGPVTVAGNALAWGGLSDTVSESSSTAQTGGMLMTNGDQSTGGGNIVDPALAEPVQVLGLSGGWIANTDSQHTQATESVAGGDAFTNGDHSLVAGTIASAPVSVPAQVSAISGGWIANSDAAAATDMVTDAGGSIGTRGNDSLVGGNGAQTPINVPVEVEGDAAGWIVNSTAQSTSNTDTSTGGDNTTTDDDALGSSNAISTPVTGPVTVNSLSGGWIAHTEAWSENTHDLVAGGDVTANGSDAGISGNAVHAPFAIPAQVQSLSGGWIVVSEAESENMVSSVAGGDTTTDGSQGGLTGNAITPAVSGPVQLEGNAAGWIVNSSAAAENMTDAEAGGDKVTNGDLGTLAGLIADAPVALPTNVGGNGAALTGLADGAETSAVTSEAGGDNETSGVKGSGVGTVASVPVASAIEVAGDSVAAASTTTGVADNSIASEAGGTTVTDGVSSFLGGDIVTVPASPVFTGNGLAAAGAGVADAVSASAVTTETGGDLATAGDGGSFAGDIVNVPVGAAAQPFGDAVSVAGVSDSLADSTVASTVGGQGMTTGSEGGGFSGVNAFAPIGAVAQVYDVPVEVVGSAMTSATEATSMEVGGAPAGLQIPVTDMELGKGLPSVTSVPFGFDGAQGRAAAPVQGPLSLSGGNFGLGSLTDGGLPKLPTLPKVGLPGVPGLPGLPGARQADLPAVPAVPAVPALSMLPGAAQLPAAPKLPTLPKI, encoded by the coding sequence ATGCACATCTGGGCGAAGCGCGGCCTCAAGACCGCACTCGTCACCGGTGGGCTGCTCGCCCTCGGCACTGGCGTCGCCAGCGCCGGCGAGAACCCCGACGCCGCTCCCTCGGACCTGGGCGCGTCGGTCAGCATCCCCGTGCACTTCGACAACAACGCCGTGGGCACGCCGCTCGGGGAGCTCGACCTCCCGCCGGCGCACAGCGAGGCGCTGACGGTCGACACCCGCAAGATCCTCCCCCGCCTGCCGTTCGGCGGCGCGGCCGACGAGGCCCGCAAGACGGTGAAGCTGCCCCAGCTGGGCGGCAAGACCAAGTCCACCAGCACCTCGGACGACGCTCCGAAGCTGGGCGAGGCGAACCTGCTCCGCGACAACCAGATCCACGCTGACGCGGTGGTCCCGGTCGTCATCGAGGGCAACGCGGTCGCCGCCGGCGGCGACGCCGACGTCGAGAACGTCAGCGAGTACAGCTACAGCAACCCCGAGGTCGTCGTCACCAACGGCGACAAGGGCTCGCTGAAGGGCAACGTCGTCGACTTCGACGGCGTGGCGCCGATCCTGGTGTCGGGCAACGCGGTCGCCGCGGCTGGCCACGCCGAGGCCATGAGCACCTCCATGCTGGAGGCCCAGTCCGGCGGCGACGTCGAGACCTCCGGCCAGGACTCCTCGCTCTCGGGCAACGGCGTTGTCGTGCCGATGGGCGTCCCGGTGCAGCTGACCGGCAACGCCATCTCCGGCGCTGCCGGTGTCGCCGACACCTACAACGAGTCCGCGATCGCCGCCGACGCCGGTGGCAACGTGGACAGCGACGGCGAGGGCTCGACCCTCGGCGGCAACATCGGGCACGGCCAGCTGGCCCTCCCGGCTGAGCTGAACGGCAACGCGCTCGGCGTGTTCCCGGTCAACAACAGCAACGCCACCTCCGCCACCACGGCCGACGCGGTCGCCGGCGGGGACTCGGTCACCTCCGGCTACGACAGCGGCATCGGTGGCAACCTGATCACCCCGAACGTCGCGGGCCCCGTGACCGTGGCGGGCAACGCCCTCGCCTGGGGCGGCCTGTCCGACACCGTGTCGGAGTCCTCCAGCACCGCCCAGACCGGCGGCATGCTGATGACCAACGGTGACCAGAGCACCGGCGGCGGCAACATCGTCGACCCGGCGCTGGCCGAGCCGGTCCAGGTGCTGGGCCTGTCGGGCGGCTGGATCGCGAACACCGACTCGCAGCACACCCAGGCCACCGAGTCCGTGGCCGGCGGCGACGCCTTCACCAACGGCGACCACTCGCTGGTGGCGGGCACCATCGCCTCCGCCCCGGTGTCGGTCCCGGCCCAGGTGTCGGCCATCTCCGGCGGCTGGATCGCCAACTCCGACGCGGCTGCCGCGACGGACATGGTGACCGACGCGGGCGGCTCGATCGGCACCCGTGGCAACGACTCGCTGGTGGGCGGCAACGGGGCCCAGACCCCGATCAACGTCCCGGTCGAGGTCGAGGGCGACGCGGCTGGCTGGATCGTCAACTCCACCGCGCAGTCCACGAGCAACACCGACACCAGCACCGGTGGCGACAACACCACCACGGACGACGACGCGCTGGGCTCCTCCAACGCGATCTCGACCCCGGTGACCGGCCCGGTGACCGTCAACTCGCTGTCCGGCGGCTGGATCGCCCACACCGAGGCGTGGAGCGAGAACACCCACGACCTGGTGGCCGGCGGCGACGTCACCGCCAACGGCTCCGACGCTGGCATCTCCGGCAACGCGGTGCACGCGCCGTTCGCCATCCCGGCGCAGGTGCAGTCGCTCTCCGGCGGCTGGATCGTCGTGTCCGAGGCCGAGTCCGAGAACATGGTGTCCTCGGTCGCCGGTGGCGACACCACCACCGACGGGTCCCAGGGCGGCCTGACCGGCAACGCGATCACCCCCGCGGTGTCCGGCCCGGTTCAGCTTGAGGGCAACGCCGCTGGCTGGATCGTGAACTCCTCGGCCGCGGCCGAGAACATGACCGACGCCGAAGCCGGTGGGGACAAGGTCACCAACGGTGACCTGGGCACCCTCGCGGGCCTGATCGCCGACGCGCCGGTGGCTCTGCCCACCAACGTCGGTGGCAACGGCGCGGCGCTGACCGGCCTGGCCGACGGCGCTGAGACCTCCGCGGTCACCTCCGAGGCCGGTGGCGACAACGAGACCAGCGGCGTCAAGGGCTCCGGGGTCGGCACCGTCGCCTCCGTGCCGGTCGCCTCCGCGATCGAGGTCGCGGGCGACAGCGTCGCCGCCGCCAGCACCACCACCGGTGTCGCGGACAACAGCATCGCCTCCGAGGCCGGCGGCACCACCGTCACCGACGGTGTGAGCAGCTTCCTGGGCGGCGACATCGTCACCGTCCCGGCTTCCCCGGTCTTCACCGGCAACGGCCTCGCGGCCGCCGGTGCGGGTGTGGCCGACGCCGTGTCCGCCTCCGCCGTCACCACCGAGACCGGTGGCGACCTGGCGACTGCCGGTGACGGCGGCTCGTTCGCGGGCGACATCGTGAACGTGCCCGTGGGTGCCGCGGCTCAGCCGTTCGGCGACGCGGTTTCCGTCGCGGGTGTGTCCGACTCGCTGGCCGACTCCACCGTGGCCAGCACGGTCGGCGGCCAGGGCATGACCACCGGCTCCGAGGGTGGCGGCTTCTCCGGCGTCAACGCCTTCGCGCCGATCGGTGCCGTGGCCCAGGTCTACGACGTGCCGGTCGAGGTTGTCGGCAGCGCGATGACCAGCGCCACCGAGGCCACCAGCATGGAGGTCGGCGGTGCCCCCGCCGGGCTGCAGATCCCGGTGACCGACATGGAGCTCGGCAAGGGCCTGCCCTCGGTGACCTCCGTGCCCTTCGGGTTCGACGGTGCCCAGGGCCGCGCGGCCGCTCCGGTGCAGGGCCCGCTGAGCCTGTCCGGTGGCAACTTCGGTCTGGGCAGCCTGACCGACGGTGGCCTGCCGAAGCTGCCGACCCTGCCCAAGGTGGGCCTGCCCGGCGTTCCCGGGCTCCCCGGCCTGCCGGGCGCCCGCCAGGCTGACCTCCCCGCCGTCCCCGCGGTCCCCGCGGTTCCGGCCCTGAGCATGCTGCCCGGTGCGGCTCAGCTCCCGGCGGCCCCCAAGCTGCCGACGCTGCCGAAGATCTGA
- a CDS encoding ABC transporter substrate-binding protein yields the protein MRIVSLLPAATDILAVLGKAPELVGRTHECDWPPSVASVPVVTESSIDQDRMSSREISAAVGGAGHRGSSLYGLTDRFAAVAPDLVLTQDLCEVCALSYRRVADELRVLDTGPTVPSPKLLSLEPRTLAEVLGCVRLVGAELGVAGLAEQRVAELTGRLAAVRAAVAGRPRPRVAAIEWLDPLWPAGHWVPEQVAAAGGTPLLAEPGEHTSAMAFDDLVAARPEVVLVLPCGFPPERTESELHLLLGHPQWTELAAPEVWVLDGPAYFNRPGPRVVRGAEVLAHVLHGVTVGEPVTEAEARRVRARA from the coding sequence ATGCGCATCGTGTCCCTGCTGCCCGCCGCGACCGACATCCTGGCCGTGCTCGGCAAGGCGCCGGAGCTGGTCGGGCGCACACACGAGTGCGACTGGCCGCCCTCGGTCGCGTCGGTGCCGGTGGTCACCGAGAGCTCGATCGACCAGGACCGCATGAGCAGCCGGGAGATCTCCGCCGCGGTCGGGGGCGCGGGCCACCGCGGCTCCTCGCTGTACGGCCTCACCGACCGGTTCGCCGCGGTCGCCCCGGACCTCGTGCTCACCCAGGACCTGTGCGAGGTGTGCGCGCTGTCCTACCGCCGGGTCGCCGACGAGCTGCGCGTGCTGGACACCGGCCCCACGGTGCCCAGCCCCAAGTTGCTCAGCCTGGAACCCCGCACCCTGGCCGAGGTGCTGGGCTGCGTGCGCCTGGTCGGCGCCGAGCTCGGGGTGGCCGGTCTCGCCGAGCAGCGGGTGGCCGAGCTGACCGGGCGCCTGGCCGCGGTGCGCGCGGCGGTGGCCGGACGCCCGCGGCCCCGGGTGGCGGCCATCGAGTGGCTGGACCCGCTGTGGCCCGCCGGGCACTGGGTGCCGGAGCAGGTCGCCGCCGCCGGTGGGACCCCGCTGCTGGCGGAGCCGGGTGAGCACACCTCGGCCATGGCCTTCGACGACCTGGTGGCCGCGCGGCCGGAGGTCGTGCTGGTGCTGCCGTGCGGTTTCCCGCCGGAGCGCACCGAGTCCGAGCTGCACCTGCTCCTCGGCCATCCACAGTGGACAGAGTTGGCCGCGCCCGAGGTCTGGGTGCTGGACGGGCCCGCCTACTTCAACCGGCCCGGGCCGAGGGTGGTGCGCGGGGCCGAGGTGCTCGCGCACGTGCTGCACGGGGTCACCGTCGGCGAACCGGTGACCGAAGCCGAGGCGCGGCGGGTCAGAGCACGAGCTTGA
- the macS gene encoding MacS family sensor histidine kinase: MWAVGVEIADRDTAAETVMPLWRALVWLRVVTLLFAFGGVVVHHSQYQRQWLGWLIFGVMVGWTAFTVYCYTRESGRRTSVVVADVVVTSVLLLSCLFVHDRAYMDSSAPTVVTVWASGCMVAAAVLGGRRAGMAAGALVAGISWLIRARFDTDIARDTVLLIGIGFMIGLASSVARKSAARLHRALQAEAANRERERLARQIHDGVLQVLARVRRRGRELGGEAAELAELAGEQEISLRSLVASAPPESTEDGDVDLRPQLQLLATPRFQVSAPATQVLVPAHTAAELCALTREALSNVDEHAGPAAKAWVLLEDLGEAVVVSIRDDGPGIAEGRIGAAEAEGRMGIAKSIRGRVEDLRGTLCLHTAPGEGTEWEVRVPRQGKGGRR; this comes from the coding sequence ATGTGGGCCGTGGGAGTGGAGATCGCGGACCGGGACACCGCGGCGGAGACGGTGATGCCACTGTGGCGGGCACTGGTCTGGCTGCGCGTGGTCACGCTGCTGTTCGCGTTCGGCGGGGTGGTGGTCCACCACTCGCAGTACCAGCGGCAGTGGCTGGGCTGGTTGATCTTCGGCGTGATGGTCGGCTGGACCGCCTTCACCGTGTACTGCTACACGCGGGAGAGCGGCCGCCGCACGTCGGTGGTGGTGGCCGACGTGGTGGTCACCTCGGTGCTGCTGCTGTCCTGCCTGTTCGTGCACGACCGCGCGTACATGGACAGCTCGGCGCCGACCGTGGTCACCGTGTGGGCCTCCGGCTGCATGGTCGCGGCCGCGGTGCTGGGCGGGCGCCGGGCGGGCATGGCCGCCGGGGCGCTGGTAGCGGGCATCAGCTGGCTGATCCGGGCGCGCTTCGACACCGACATCGCGCGCGACACCGTGCTGCTGATCGGCATCGGCTTCATGATCGGGCTGGCCTCCTCGGTGGCCCGGAAGTCGGCCGCGCGGCTGCACCGGGCGCTGCAGGCCGAGGCGGCCAACCGCGAGCGCGAGCGGCTGGCCCGGCAGATCCACGACGGCGTGCTCCAGGTGCTGGCGCGGGTGCGCCGCCGGGGCCGCGAGCTGGGCGGGGAGGCCGCCGAGCTGGCCGAGCTCGCGGGCGAGCAGGAGATCTCCTTGCGCTCGCTGGTGGCCAGCGCGCCGCCGGAGTCCACTGAGGACGGCGACGTGGACCTGCGGCCCCAGCTCCAGTTGCTGGCCACGCCCCGGTTCCAGGTCTCGGCACCGGCCACCCAGGTGCTGGTGCCCGCACACACCGCTGCCGAGCTGTGTGCGCTGACCCGCGAGGCCTTGTCCAATGTGGACGAGCACGCGGGCCCGGCCGCCAAGGCCTGGGTGCTGCTGGAGGACCTGGGCGAGGCGGTCGTGGTCAGCATCCGCGACGACGGCCCGGGCATAGCCGAGGGCCGCATCGGAGCGGCAGAGGCGGAGGGACGAATGGGCATCGCCAAGTCGATCCGGGGCCGCGTCGAGGACCTGCGTGGCACGCTCTGCCTGCACACGGCACCCGGCGAGGGCACCGAGTGGGAGGTCCGGGTACCGAGGCAAGGCAAGGGGGGAAGGCGATGA
- the ptsP gene encoding phosphoenolpyruvate--protein phosphotransferase has translation MSATQLVGVGVSPGQAAGPVIRVAEPLPEPPATPAPADPAAEAARLKPAADAVVADLNRRAAAVSGEARTVLETTAAMAADPALLAEAEKLVAGRALPAPRALFEAANGFAAMLAAAGGYLAERVRDVHDVRDRIVATLLGVPMPGVPDLTGPSVLIARDLAPADTAGLNPDLVLALVTEEGGPTSHTAILARSLGIPAVVACRGLLALDPAGLVVDGGTGLVEVPEGPVEVRAVTRAPKVEWNGQGRLADGHRVKVLANVGSPEDAKTAVATGAEGVGLFRTEFCFLSATEEPTVAAQTAAYAAVLAPFEGKPVVVRTLDAGADKPLPFLNSEEEPNPALGVRGLRIALEDSGVLDRQLEAIVAAAEETGADVSVMAPMVATAEEAAWFAERAREAGVARVGVMIEIPAAALAAKEILAEVDFVSLGTNDLAQYVFAADRMLGALAPLNDPWQPALLRLIALVGEAGTAAGKQVGVCGEAASDPDLACVLTGLGVTSLSMNNAALTQVGHRLTTVRLDACQLAARAALAAKDPAHARSGAHAALH, from the coding sequence ATGTCGGCTACCCAGCTCGTCGGTGTCGGAGTCAGCCCAGGTCAGGCCGCCGGGCCGGTGATCCGTGTGGCCGAGCCGCTGCCGGAACCGCCCGCCACGCCCGCTCCGGCCGACCCCGCCGCGGAGGCCGCACGCCTCAAGCCCGCCGCGGACGCCGTGGTCGCCGACCTCAACCGCCGGGCCGCCGCGGTCAGCGGTGAGGCCCGCACCGTGCTGGAGACCACCGCCGCGATGGCTGCCGACCCGGCGCTGCTCGCCGAGGCGGAGAAGCTGGTCGCCGGTCGCGCGCTGCCCGCCCCGCGCGCCCTGTTCGAGGCCGCCAACGGCTTCGCCGCCATGCTCGCCGCCGCGGGCGGCTACCTGGCCGAGCGCGTGCGGGATGTGCACGACGTGCGCGACCGCATCGTGGCCACGCTGCTGGGCGTGCCCATGCCGGGCGTCCCGGACCTCACCGGGCCGAGCGTGCTCATCGCCCGCGACCTGGCCCCCGCCGACACCGCGGGCCTGAACCCGGACCTGGTCCTCGCCCTGGTCACCGAGGAGGGCGGGCCCACCAGCCACACCGCGATCCTGGCCCGCTCGCTGGGCATCCCGGCCGTGGTGGCCTGCCGCGGCCTGCTCGCGCTCGACCCGGCCGGACTGGTCGTGGACGGCGGCACCGGGCTGGTCGAGGTGCCGGAGGGCCCGGTCGAGGTGCGCGCGGTCACCCGGGCGCCCAAGGTCGAGTGGAACGGGCAGGGCAGGCTCGCCGACGGGCACCGGGTCAAGGTGCTGGCCAACGTCGGCTCCCCGGAGGACGCCAAGACCGCGGTGGCCACCGGTGCCGAGGGCGTCGGCCTGTTCCGCACCGAGTTCTGCTTCCTCTCCGCCACCGAGGAGCCCACCGTCGCGGCGCAGACGGCCGCCTACGCGGCGGTGCTGGCGCCGTTCGAGGGCAAGCCGGTGGTCGTGCGCACGCTGGACGCGGGTGCCGACAAGCCGCTGCCGTTCCTCAACAGCGAGGAGGAGCCCAACCCGGCCCTGGGCGTGCGCGGCCTGCGCATCGCGCTGGAGGACTCGGGGGTGCTGGACCGCCAGCTGGAGGCCATCGTCGCCGCGGCCGAGGAGACCGGCGCGGACGTCTCGGTGATGGCGCCGATGGTGGCCACCGCCGAGGAGGCCGCCTGGTTCGCTGAGCGGGCCCGCGAGGCCGGGGTGGCCCGGGTCGGCGTGATGATCGAGATCCCGGCCGCGGCCCTGGCCGCCAAGGAGATCCTGGCCGAGGTCGACTTCGTCAGCCTGGGCACCAACGACCTGGCCCAGTACGTCTTCGCCGCCGACCGCATGCTCGGCGCGCTGGCCCCGCTCAACGACCCGTGGCAGCCCGCGCTGCTGCGCCTGATCGCCCTGGTCGGCGAGGCGGGCACGGCGGCGGGCAAGCAGGTGGGCGTGTGCGGCGAGGCCGCCTCGGACCCGGACCTGGCCTGCGTGCTCACCGGCCTCGGCGTCACCAGCCTGTCCATGAACAACGCGGCGCTCACCCAGGTCGGCCACCGGCTGACCACGGTCCGGCTGGACGCCTGCCAGCTCGCCGCCCGCGCGGCGCTGGCGGCCAAGGACCCGGCGCACGCCCGGTCCGGGGCGCACGCCGCCCTGCACTGA